From Streptomyces sp. NBC_00690, a single genomic window includes:
- a CDS encoding C45 family peptidase, producing MSTTEEFITPREPLVVRVEGTAHERGVQYGSAAKERVLLSLENYARVYAKFADLTWDEATALARTFVPAIQDFDPRYLQEMEGIAEGAGVTFDDVLALNLRTEILFSGKARKLAAAAVVPGECTAFCDLRGPEPIVGQNWDWIPFSHQTVVVLEAVPERGPRWVSVVEAGLLAKFGMNAAGVTVLTNALVSSLDVGTPGMPYHLLLRGLLEAESAEAAEQVLRAAPRSSSANYLIVGDGTAVDAEARPGTARDISWLPVRQGEYLVHANHFISDDSAFPTTATDHGPRVMPDTLFRRERAQALAELMPRPSVAGWHEVLSDHENFPDALCCHPNPKEHELEQGSTVASAVIEPARQLMHLVLGHPCSVPRVTYDYGPFFAGN from the coding sequence ATGAGTACGACGGAAGAGTTCATCACCCCCCGGGAGCCGCTGGTCGTCCGGGTCGAGGGCACCGCGCACGAGCGCGGGGTGCAGTACGGGAGTGCGGCCAAGGAGCGCGTACTGCTGTCCCTGGAGAACTACGCCCGGGTGTACGCCAAGTTCGCCGACCTCACCTGGGACGAGGCAACGGCACTGGCCCGTACCTTTGTGCCGGCGATCCAGGACTTCGACCCCCGCTACCTCCAGGAGATGGAGGGCATCGCCGAGGGGGCCGGGGTGACCTTCGACGACGTCCTCGCCCTCAATCTGCGTACCGAGATCCTCTTCTCGGGCAAGGCCCGCAAGCTCGCTGCGGCGGCCGTGGTCCCCGGTGAGTGCACCGCGTTCTGCGATCTGCGCGGCCCGGAGCCCATCGTGGGGCAGAACTGGGACTGGATACCCTTCTCGCACCAGACCGTCGTGGTGCTGGAGGCCGTCCCTGAGCGCGGCCCGCGCTGGGTGTCCGTGGTGGAGGCGGGCCTCCTCGCCAAGTTCGGGATGAACGCGGCCGGTGTGACGGTCCTGACCAATGCCCTGGTCTCCTCACTCGATGTGGGCACCCCGGGGATGCCGTACCACCTGCTGTTGCGGGGACTGCTGGAGGCCGAATCCGCCGAGGCGGCCGAGCAGGTGCTGAGGGCCGCGCCCCGGTCCTCGTCGGCGAACTATCTGATCGTCGGTGACGGCACGGCGGTGGATGCCGAGGCCCGGCCGGGCACGGCACGGGACATCAGTTGGCTCCCGGTGCGGCAGGGCGAGTACCTCGTCCACGCCAACCACTTCATCAGCGATGACAGTGCCTTCCCGACGACCGCCACCGACCATGGCCCGCGGGTCATGCCGGACACCCTGTTCCGCAGGGAACGGGCGCAGGCGCTGGCGGAGTTGATGCCACGACCTTCGGTCGCCGGCTGGCACGAGGTGCTCAGCGACCACGAGAACTTCCCCGACGCGCTGTGCTGCCACCCCAATCCGAAGGAACATGAGTTGGAGCAGGGTTCCACCGTCGCCAGTGCGGTGATCGAGCCTGCCAGACAGCTGATGCACCTGGTGCTGGGGCATCCCTGTTCGGTGCCCCGGGTGACGTACGACTACGGACCGTTCTTCGCCGGGAACTGA
- a CDS encoding ABC transporter substrate-binding protein — translation MRTLQPLGTETGVEHSWDVTVAPALDATAADRTFGTDEPQRPASGAQPPASGLSAALLSRVTGFYDSGLRSAQFLWCDEGRWAWCRLELRSASQGVVALDIRPLTGPPSGLTAREIDIISLVALGLSNREISSRLGTSIRTVTTQVERLLKKLGQDSRSGLSALAVDRDLIRLPIPGGVEHRSGIRVLDIERHSATATGVATPVPRRSRPARRDTVRIGTIAVGGAFAADGRETAQGAELAVRDINALRGEYGRALEHVVVQIDPLDEDSVREGLARLVEADVDAITSSYASAISQGVFDFAADFGRTFLHTNTWTRSVEAVREDPRRLGHVFQTCPSETAYQSALLAFLRSHPASGLSSGPSSRTGPPRLAVVELDGFGCAITDDTFEARVRQVGWTVTSAQRVGLTVDRVDELIEGALSDRPDVVVVSHLNVETAAELQNAITRHSPAQLTYHIYTPSVPGFAQRIAKGGEVIWSTVTGRPDDPLGRRFSDAYAREFGTAPGRSQASAAYDQVRMLHSAFSVTGSFRPEAVDRYLRESAYRGVNGTYLFASPGQSVTGYPYDSVDQSLSQPTLTYRLSGRGQEILPVG, via the coding sequence TTGCGGACGCTTCAGCCTCTCGGCACGGAAACGGGCGTCGAGCACTCCTGGGACGTCACGGTCGCCCCGGCACTCGATGCCACGGCAGCGGACCGGACATTCGGCACCGATGAGCCGCAGCGACCGGCCTCCGGCGCCCAGCCGCCCGCGTCCGGGCTCAGCGCCGCACTGCTCAGCCGGGTGACCGGGTTCTACGATTCGGGACTGCGCTCGGCCCAGTTCCTGTGGTGCGACGAAGGCCGCTGGGCCTGGTGCCGTCTGGAGCTGCGCTCCGCGTCCCAAGGTGTCGTCGCGCTGGACATCCGACCCCTGACCGGGCCTCCATCCGGACTGACCGCACGCGAGATCGACATCATCTCCCTGGTGGCGCTCGGCCTGTCCAACCGCGAGATATCCAGCCGCCTCGGCACCAGCATCCGTACGGTCACCACTCAGGTGGAACGGTTGCTGAAGAAGCTCGGCCAGGACTCCCGTTCCGGACTCAGCGCGCTCGCCGTCGACCGCGACCTCATCCGGCTGCCCATCCCCGGCGGGGTCGAGCACCGCTCCGGCATCCGCGTCCTCGACATCGAACGCCACTCCGCGACGGCGACCGGGGTGGCGACCCCCGTGCCGCGCAGGAGCAGGCCCGCCCGCCGTGACACCGTGCGGATCGGCACCATCGCCGTCGGCGGCGCCTTCGCGGCCGACGGCCGGGAGACCGCCCAGGGCGCCGAACTCGCCGTCCGTGACATCAACGCCCTGCGCGGTGAGTACGGCCGAGCGCTGGAACACGTCGTCGTCCAGATCGACCCGCTCGACGAGGACTCCGTACGCGAGGGTCTGGCGCGGTTGGTCGAAGCCGATGTCGACGCCATCACCAGCAGTTATGCCAGCGCCATCAGCCAGGGCGTCTTCGACTTCGCCGCCGACTTCGGACGGACCTTCCTCCACACCAACACCTGGACGCGCAGTGTGGAGGCCGTCCGCGAGGACCCCCGCCGTCTTGGGCACGTCTTCCAGACCTGCCCTTCGGAGACCGCCTATCAGTCGGCGCTCCTCGCGTTCCTGCGCTCGCATCCGGCGTCGGGCCTGTCATCAGGCCCGTCATCGCGTACGGGGCCGCCGCGGCTCGCCGTGGTGGAACTCGACGGGTTCGGCTGTGCGATCACCGACGACACCTTCGAAGCCCGGGTGCGTCAGGTGGGGTGGACGGTCACATCGGCCCAGCGGGTCGGTCTGACCGTGGACCGCGTCGACGAGCTCATCGAAGGCGCGCTCAGCGACCGCCCGGATGTCGTCGTGGTGTCCCACCTCAACGTGGAGACCGCGGCCGAGCTCCAGAACGCCATCACCCGTCATAGCCCGGCCCAGCTGACGTACCACATCTACACACCATCGGTGCCGGGGTTCGCCCAGCGGATCGCCAAGGGCGGTGAGGTGATCTGGTCCACGGTGACCGGACGGCCCGATGATCCGCTCGGGCGCCGCTTCAGCGATGCGTACGCGCGTGAGTTCGGCACCGCGCCCGGCCGCAGCCAGGCCAGCGCCGCCTATGACCAGGTGCGGATGCTCCACTCAGCCTTCTCGGTGACGGGATCGTTCCGTCCGGAAGCGGTGGACCGCTATCTGCGGGAATCGGCCTACCGTGGGGTCAACGGCACCTATCTCTTCGCCTCCCCGGGCCAGTCGGTGACCGGCTACCCGTACGACTCGGTCGACCAGAGCCTGTCGCAGCCCACACTCACCTATCGGCTATCGGGACGCGGTCAGGAGATCCTCCCCGTCGGCTGA
- a CDS encoding toll/interleukin-1 receptor domain-containing protein, protein MSNEPFFFTSYAIRRADRQLVAQFHARLQDEVQIKRGRSLPHTGFLDTESLKLGVGWRRPLLDALRTTRFVIALLGDDYLGSTWCGREWAVATERARRATLATGEEPVAVVPLFWTRPTGALPPAVKALQYRTNLLGSAYADTCLVDLIRGDPREYHQFIVDLTDLLTKAASVSLPPLDFATADTLPSAFVPVSPAALPTLSTPAVPEPVADALGGSSALPGVVGNGGPRMTPAQKSQYIEMLVDSAVGRSRESWDVYVDSIRGLLQPVRFSLLTDGGSARVRSVALANEALRRQTPDLLVATVDALAELEGAQAAGPLRELVDDVVSRWPRA, encoded by the coding sequence GGTGCAGATCAAGCGCGGACGCTCGCTGCCGCACACGGGCTTCCTCGACACCGAGTCGCTGAAGCTCGGCGTCGGCTGGCGGCGACCGCTGCTGGACGCCCTGCGCACCACCCGCTTTGTGATCGCGCTGCTCGGCGACGACTATCTGGGCAGCACCTGGTGCGGACGGGAGTGGGCCGTGGCGACGGAGCGGGCCCGGCGTGCCACCCTGGCCACGGGGGAGGAGCCCGTCGCCGTCGTACCCCTGTTCTGGACCCGACCCACCGGAGCGCTGCCCCCCGCGGTCAAGGCACTCCAGTACCGGACGAACCTCCTGGGCAGCGCCTATGCGGACACCTGTCTGGTGGATCTGATCCGGGGCGATCCGCGCGAGTACCACCAGTTCATCGTGGATCTGACGGACCTTTTGACGAAGGCGGCCTCGGTGTCCCTCCCACCTCTGGACTTCGCCACCGCAGACACCCTGCCCTCGGCCTTCGTCCCGGTCTCGCCGGCTGCCTTGCCCACGCTGTCCACCCCCGCGGTCCCGGAGCCCGTCGCCGATGCTCTTGGCGGGTCCTCGGCCCTCCCGGGCGTCGTGGGGAACGGCGGCCCGCGGATGACGCCGGCGCAGAAGTCGCAGTACATCGAGATGCTCGTGGACTCCGCGGTGGGGCGCAGCCGTGAGTCCTGGGACGTCTATGTGGACTCGATCCGGGGACTCCTCCAGCCGGTGCGGTTCTCCTTGCTGACGGACGGCGGATCGGCCAGGGTGCGGAGCGTGGCGCTGGCCAATGAGGCGCTTCGGCGCCAGACCCCGGATCTGCTGGTCGCGACCGTCGACGCACTCGCGGAACTGGAGGGCGCGCAGGCTGCCGGACCGCTGCGGGAGTTGGTGGACGACGTGGTGTCGCGCTGGCCGCGGGCGTAG